From Ictidomys tridecemlineatus isolate mIctTri1 chromosome 2, mIctTri1.hap1, whole genome shotgun sequence, the proteins below share one genomic window:
- the LOC144375475 gene encoding uncharacterized protein LOC144375475 encodes MFPWKRGRYRLLSSEGGIRGFPSSFLHAPGNRDALGTLRGERRDVPRTNLAMAPGPARHWPSVPAARELGCQLSIQEFRSEEGDAPPARCACVPCARAARLIREEPRWPAPPDPCRKRGADSHACLL; translated from the coding sequence ATGTTTCCTTGGAAACGGGGACGCTATCGGCTACTTTCCTCTGAGGGAGGGATCAGGGGTTTCCCGAGTAGCTTCCTACACGCACCCGGAAACCGAGATGCGCTTGGGACTCTCCGAGGCGAGCGTCGGGATGTGCCCCGGACCAACCTCGCTATGGCGCCGGGTCCCGCCAGACATTGGCCTTCCGTTCCCGCCGCGAGGGAGTTGGGCTGTCAGCTGAGTATTCAGGAGTTCAGGAGCGAGGAGGGGGACGCTCCGCCCGCCCGCTGTGCCTGCGTGCCCTGTGCCCGGGCAGCCCGACTTATACGGGAAGAACCGAGGTGGCCAGCGCCACCGGACCCCTGCCGGAAGCGCGGCGCTGACTCCCACGCGTGTCTCCTCTAG